Proteins from a genomic interval of Neodiprion lecontei isolate iyNeoLeco1 chromosome 2, iyNeoLeco1.1, whole genome shotgun sequence:
- the LOC107217772 gene encoding broad-complex core protein isoforms 1/2/3/4/5 isoform X2: MGSNHLYSLSWGEFGSSLASAAQLLRGHGELVDVTLAAGGRSFAAHKIVLCAASPFLLDLLKSTPCQHPVIMLAGIGAEDLESLLEFVYRGEISVEPSQLPSLLQAAHCLNIHGLTPPTVLTENGEEIPLSAIPAASEALARDVINSYLPLRRRKRRTKSSSSSCKWPRTDDNHDTENRPLEAHNQDSRTTMEYERSKHDESGGNHGDESVNDRSEYSNRHGSHSPPLHHSTPISCEDSQGTANQDPPDSEPHLHTLMPMQQYSPLHIPSFPNSLNIGLPPSVPIPINSSTPGCTSVNAMMLGASKIRGASDCPGVCPLCGATLRQARNLRRHLLSSCKYRFNANSSQHSSSDPMIIEIKPEVEIPGYTGQSVNYGTDSGSSGCEQIECKPSPLPSSSPHGSLVSPHGSNMVSPRSNISSPTIAR, translated from the exons ATGGGCAGTAACCATCTCTACAGTTTATCATGGGGTGAGTTCGGCAGCTCTTTGGCATCGGCGGCGCAGTTATTACGAGGTCACGGCGAGCTAGTTGATGTTACTTTAGCTGCAGGTGGACGAAGCTTCGCTGCTCACAAAATTGTACTCTGTGCCGCCAGTCCCTTCCTCCTAGATTTGCTTAAG AGCACTCCGTGTCAACATCCTGTCATAATGCTTGCTGGAATCGGAGCCGAAGACTTAGAATCTCTTTTAGAATTTGTCTACAGAGGTGAAATCAGCGTCGAACCCTCTCAACTTCCGTCTCTTCTTCAGGCGGCTCACTGTCTAAATATTCATGGACTAACACCACCTACTGTTCTTACCGAA aATGGCGAGGAAATTCCTCTGTCAGCAATCCCAGCAGCCAGTGAGGCCTTAGCTCGTGATGTTATCAACTCCTATCTACCGCTGAGGCGGAGAAAAAGACGAACGAAATCGTCTTCTTCGTCGTGCAAGTGGCCAAGAACTGACGACAATCACGACACTGAAAACAGACCGCTCGAAGCACACAATCAGGACAGTAGAACGACTATGGAATACGAACGTAGTAAACATGACGAGAGTGGCGGAAACCATGGTGATGAGTCag TTAACGATCGTTCGGAATATTCTAACCGTCATGGGTCTCATTCACCTCCACTGCATCATTCGACACCTATATCCTGTGAAGATTCTCAAGGGACAGCAAACCAAGATCCACCGGATTCTGAGCCACACCTTCACACCCTGATGCCGATGCAGCAATACTCTCCGTTGCACATACCTTCTTTTCCAAACTCTTTAAATATTGGCTTACCTCCAAGTGTACCGATTCCAATCAACTCCTCAACCCCTGGTTGTACTTCCGTGAATGCCATGATGCTTGGAGCCTCAAAAATACGAGGCGCATCAGATTGTCCGGGTGTTTGTCCTTTGTGTGGAGCAACGTTGCGCCAAGCCAGAAATTTGCGACGACATCTTCTTTCGTCGTGCAAATACCGTTTTAACGCCAATTCTAGCCAGCACAGCTCTTCCGATCCAATGATTATTGAGATTAAACCCGAAGTTGAGATCCCTGGGTACACTGGGCAGTCTGTCAATTACGGAACTGATAGTGGAAGCAGTGGTTGTGAACAAATTGAGTGCAAACCGAGTCCTttaccatcttcatcgccacACGGTTCTCTTGTATCGCCGCATGGATCGAACATGGTTTCACCGCGAAGTAATATATCATCGCCAACGATTgccagatga
- the LOC107217772 gene encoding broad-complex core protein isoforms 1/2/3/4/5 isoform X1, producing the protein MGSNHLYSLSWGEFGSSLASAAQLLRGHGELVDVTLAAGGRSFAAHKIVLCAASPFLLDLLKSTPCQHPVIMLAGIGAEDLESLLEFVYRGEISVEPSQLPSLLQAAHCLNIHGLTPPTVLTENGEEIPLSAIPAASEALARDVINSYLPLRRRKRRTKSSSSSCKWPRTDDNHDTENRPLEAHNQDSRTTMEYERSKHDESGGNHGDESGDGNSKARSMSDQPATCPLCGAILRQSRNLRRHLELLHFGNGKPSKGSVRVKHRKNERTDDLHRASQILLNNREPHATAADLSSMTSSRDHPNMRLTESSDMQTVTPLSMVSSTASVSSVSNLSLPGNIMVPGSVAGSGEQPCLSGSIPVSSCAGPMGPPNNGIYSSDGTAGMLSCLLPPLPSLPSLPSSHDVFRHGEMLRAGVTYYDTSRQQSRHIHRDDILWKCCLMRDLRTFNRNLNMFMVNNLHNVQVWKMN; encoded by the exons ATGGGCAGTAACCATCTCTACAGTTTATCATGGGGTGAGTTCGGCAGCTCTTTGGCATCGGCGGCGCAGTTATTACGAGGTCACGGCGAGCTAGTTGATGTTACTTTAGCTGCAGGTGGACGAAGCTTCGCTGCTCACAAAATTGTACTCTGTGCCGCCAGTCCCTTCCTCCTAGATTTGCTTAAG AGCACTCCGTGTCAACATCCTGTCATAATGCTTGCTGGAATCGGAGCCGAAGACTTAGAATCTCTTTTAGAATTTGTCTACAGAGGTGAAATCAGCGTCGAACCCTCTCAACTTCCGTCTCTTCTTCAGGCGGCTCACTGTCTAAATATTCATGGACTAACACCACCTACTGTTCTTACCGAA aATGGCGAGGAAATTCCTCTGTCAGCAATCCCAGCAGCCAGTGAGGCCTTAGCTCGTGATGTTATCAACTCCTATCTACCGCTGAGGCGGAGAAAAAGACGAACGAAATCGTCTTCTTCGTCGTGCAAGTGGCCAAGAACTGACGACAATCACGACACTGAAAACAGACCGCTCGAAGCACACAATCAGGACAGTAGAACGACTATGGAATACGAACGTAGTAAACATGACGAGAGTGGCGGAAACCATGGTGATGAGTCag GAGATGGAAATTCAAAAGCCAGGAGTATGTCCGATCAGCCAGCAACTTGCCCATTGTGCGGGGCAATCTTACGTCAATCAAGAAACTTGAGAAGACACTTGGAGCTACTTCATTTTGGAAACGGTAAACCAAGCAAAGGCAGTGTCCGTGTTAAGCACAGAAAAAATGAGCGTACGGACGATCTGCATCGTGCGTCACAAATACTGCTAAACAATCGAGAACCACATGCGACGGCTGCAGATTTGTCGAGTATGACGTCTTCGCGAGATCATCCTAACATGAGATTAACCGAAAGTTCTGACATGCAAACGGTCACTCCGTTATCGATGGTTTCTTCCACTGCCAGTGTTTCCagtgtttcaaatttgagCCTACCAG GAAACATAATGGTTCCGGGAAGCGTCGCAGGATCTGGAGAACAGCCTTGCCTTTCTGGAAGCATACCTGTAAGTTCTTGCGCCGGCCCGATGGGTCCACCCAACAACGGCATATACTCTTCGGATGGTACAGCTGGCATGTTGAGTTGTCTGCTTCCACCGTTGCCTTCGTTGCCATCGCTGCCTTCTTCCCACGATGTTTTCCGGCATGGAGAAATGTTGCGAGCTGGTGTTACGTATTACGATACTTCAAGGCAACAATCTAGACACATTCATCGCGATGAC ATACTATGGAAATGTTGCTTGATGCGGGATTTAAGAACATTCaacaggaatttaaatatgttTATGGTAAATAATTTACACAACGTCCAGGTATGGAAAATGAATTAG